Proteins from a single region of Hydra vulgaris chromosome 12, alternate assembly HydraT2T_AEP:
- the LOC136088137 gene encoding uncharacterized protein LOC136088137, whose translation MSTVLDPRFKLSYAISDEEKDTIKSNIQEKYMNLNKTDITDCLLTTDNLTQSDNETNTSSESTQEPSSPLKKLKMAENIYNFYQVSKAPLDTELTKSTKVKNCKKLSTEAQIYLEKKEKITDEINFYLSLPNLHQKECPYKWWGNYKNTCIKKYSSSNNTLDLSYLAKKYLGAPPTSVFSERL comes from the exons ATGTCTACAGTTTTAGATCCAAGATTCAAACTTAGTTATGCCATATCAGATGAGGAGAAAGacacaataaaatcaaatattcaaGAGAAATACATGAACctaaataaaactgatattacAGATTGCCTTTTAACTACCGACAACTTAACTCAATCAGATAATGAAACAAACACTTCATCTGAATCAACCCAAGAACCTAGCTCTCcactcaaaaaattaaaaatggcagaAAACATATACAATTTCTATCAAGTTTCAAAAGCACCTCTTGACACTGAATTaacaaaatcaacaaaagtAAAGAACtgtaaaaaactttcaacagaagcacaaatttatttagagaaaaaggaaaaaat aactgatgaaataaacttttacttatCACTGCCTAATCTGCATCAAAAAGAATGTCCATATAAATGGTGgggaaattacaaaaatacatgTATAAAGAAATACTCTAGTAGCAATAATACTTTAGACCTCTCATACCttgccaaaaaatatttaggagCTCCGCCTACTTCTGTGTTCAGTGAAAGATTGTAA